In the Nerophis ophidion isolate RoL-2023_Sa linkage group LG01, RoL_Noph_v1.0, whole genome shotgun sequence genome, one interval contains:
- the LOC133561563 gene encoding aspartate aminotransferase, cytoplasmic-like gives MSVFSDVPQAPPVAVFKLSADFREDDHPQKVNLGVGAYRTDECQPWVLPVVKKVERLLVDDHSLNHEYLPILGLPDFRSAASKVALGDDSPAILEKRVGGVQALGGTGALRIGAEFLRRWYNGVNNVATPVYVSAPTWENHNSVFADAGFKDIRPYRYWDAAKRGLDLSGLLEDLEEAPEGSIFVLHACAHNPTGTDPSPAEWKQVANIIQRRNLFTFFDSAYQGFASGSLEKDAWAIRYFVSEGFELFVAQSFSKNFGLYNERVGNLTVVARDGDNLSRILSQMEKIVRTTWSNPPSQGARIVSKTLNCPELFAEWKSNVKTMADRVLLMRDQLKSKLQALGTPGTWDHITQQIGMFSFTGLNPNQVSFMIKEKHVYLMASGRINMCGLTSKNIDYVAQSIHDAVTQVQ, from the exons CCTACCGCACAGATGAGTGCCAGCCGTGGGTGCTGCCGGTGGTCAAGAAGGTGGAGCGCCTCCTGGTGGACGACCACAGCCTCAACCACGAGTACCTGCCCATCCTCGGACTGCCCGACTTCCGCTCGGCCGCCTCCAAGGTCGCCCTGGGAGACGACAGCCCCGCCATCTTGGAGAAGCGG GTGGGCGGCGTCCAGGCCCTGGGCGGGACGGGCGCGCTGAGGATCGGAGCGGAGTTCCTGCGGCGTTGGTACAACGGCGTCAACAACGTGGCCACGCCCGTCTACGTGTCTGCGCCCACCTGGG AGAACCACAACAGTGTGTTTGCCGACGCCGGGTTCAAGGACATCCGGCCGTACCGCTACTGGGACGCCGCCAAGAGGGGGCTGGACCTCAGCGGCCTGCTGGAAGACTTGGAG GAAGCTCCAGAAGGTTCCATCTTTGTCCTCCATGCTTGTGCTCACAATCCCACTGGAACAGATCCTAGTCCTGCTGAGTGGAAGCAAGTAGCAAACATCATCCAG AGGAGGAATCTCTTCACCTTCTTCGACTCCGCCTACCAGGGCTTCGCCTCAGGCTCCCTGGAAAAAGACGCCTGGGCCATCCGCTACTTTGTGTCTGAGGGCTTTGAGCTCTTTGTGGCTCAGTCCTTCTCCAAGAACTTTGGGCTGTACA ACGAGAGGGTGGGCAACCTGACAGTGGTGGCGCGCGATGGCGACAATCTGTCTCGCATCCTGTCCCAGATGGAGAAGATCGTCAGGACCACCTGGTCCAACCCGCCCTCACAGGGGGCGCGCATCGTCAGCAAGACCCTCAACTGCCCCGAGCTCTTCGCAGAATG GAAGTCCAACGTGAAGACCATGGCCGACCGGGTGCTCCTCATGAGGGACCAGCTCAAGTCCAAGCTGCAGGCTCTCGGCACCCCGGGGACCTGGGACCACATCACCCAGCAGATTGGCATGTTCAGCTTCACCGGACTCAAcc CCAATCAGGTGAGCTTCATGATCAAAGAGAAGCACGTCTACTTGATGGCGAGCGGGCGCATCAACATGTGCGGCCTCACCTCCAAGAACATCGACTACGTGGCACAGTCCATCCACGACGCCGTCACCCAGGTCCAgtag